The DNA window TGCCTCTCCATCTTTAGAAACTTGCTAATCTATCAGTGGAGGTGGACGGTGAGCCCCTCTGAAAACTATGCATCACAAACTTGCTGGTGCCTGTGGATCAATCAGCTTACTTATGACTGATTCCACTGTTTTAGAGTTTGTCACTTTGCTGTTATATTTGATACATTTGTATGTTTGCACCTCATTCATCAAGTTACTTGTGCTGCTTTATGTTGATATGGAAAACACCAGCAAATTGCTTTATGTTGGTACCATTTTGATCACAGGCTAGTGTTTTCTCTACTTTGTTTAAATCTCATATATACTTTTCTGAAATTTAGGACAACCATAAAATGGTATGTTTAAATCTCATATATACTTTTCTCATATATACTTTTTGGTGTGTGTAATCATCCTATTATATACGTACATTCAGCTCTACGACAGGGGTTACCATTGTTGTGATTATATACTTCTCAGATTTGTTTGTCCTGCATCGCGTCGCAAACACCAAGCCTCTAGATCAGCACGGCGACGGACGTGTACACGGTTTTGAAGACTCCGAAAGAAATGCTGGGCGCAGCAGCTAGCCAAAGGTGTGATCTACGCACGAATATACAACTGTGCCAAGGCTCgtcaaatagaagaattacgtAGGGCAGTGGTGGTACCCAAGCTCTTTATTAACAAGCTTACCCCAAGCTTAGTAGAGGCAAGATAAATTGCCCATGAGCCTATGGGGATGCAAAACTTTGTTGAGGACTCGAGGTATATATAGCATAAACACTAGAAAAAGCCATTAGAGGTTTACATATGTATTGTTTAGATTTTGGACTTGTTTTGAGCAAAATAGTTCTAAAAATCCAACGCACCTTTGCATCAACTCAAAACTCCTAGTGTACAGcatactactccctccgtcctataATATAAGGACATCCTAACATTTTATGACAGGTTAAGGAGATGAGGAAATAACGTATGTACGATATTTAATGTCTTGTTTGGTTATTATTTTTCTGATTTTATGGCTAGCTAAGAATAATTAGTTTTCAAAACACCCTAGAATGCCTTATATTTAGGTACAAATTTTCAACCCTTCAAAATCTTATATTTCAGAATGGAGGGATCGGGGTAGGTCATAAGGATACTCATAAGATCTCAATTATTGATCTACGACTATCGTCTCACATGTAAATGTCTTTTTCATTAATAGTACCTTTCACTATAGCTTTTAGGAAAAAGAGTACAGATTCTGCAAGGTCTCTGCAATTGCTATTATGTGAATATGTATGAAACACAAAAATAAAGAGAGGACATAtcgattttttttttctctttgtgGAACAGCAATTTGAGTGCTCAGAATATATATAGCTCCACCCCTCGTGAAAACTTGAGCATGGGCTGGACTTTTTGCTTCCCGTAGTACCCATATCGTTACGTCTTTCGTGCTGGTCGGAACTTACCTGACAAGGAATTCGCTACCTTAGGACCACCATTTGCCAAGGTTTTTCGGCCGGCTTCCCTGTCATGAGTGCACCAACTTCCTTGACCTTCCGGCACTAGGCCCATACATGGTCTTACGACTTTGCACAGACCTGTGTTTTTGGTAAATAGTCGTCCGGGTCACTGCGACCCCCTTTTGCGAGGGGGCACCCCTTCTCCCAAAGTTATAGGGCTATTTTCCCGAGTTTCTTACAGAGAGTTGTCTCGTGCCCCTAGGTATTTTCTACCTACCCACCCATGTCGGTTTCGGGTAGTGTCTCGTGGAGGAAGAGGACCCTTTCCTGTGGAATTGGACAAAGCTGCATTCCTGAATCTCAAATGACATTTCCGTTCCTTTCATCCGGAACAAAGTGCCTTCCCTCGTCTCGTCAGTGTCGTCGCTTGTTCAGGTTCCAGCTGCGTTGCTGGCAAGGTCGTACATCTACCTCTGGTGCTAGCTAGCTATGGAGGGTGCTACCTTAGCTTTACCATTTACCACGGCCGTTGCACTCGTCGATCTGTCCCTGCTCTACTTCGCGAACCAATTTTGAAGCTCCAAATAGGTGACTAGTGGGGATGAAAAATATCCTCAAAAATTCTCGGCGAGACTCATGGAGAAAAAGAATACATATGTAACAAATTATGAAcaattgtgaaataaaatcttataCACCTGCAAAGTTTGTGTACCAGGAACAATTAGAATATGAACTCATTTGAAAAACACACATGGACCAAATCATGAACATTCATGTAATAAAATTTTATAATAAGGAAAAAAATTTGTACACAAGAAACAGCTAATATGTGAACTCAAGGAAATAGAAAACATATCCATAGAACAAATCATGAACCCTTGTGCAAAATTTTATAGAACCGGAATAAAAAATTTGTACACTAGGAACCATTAGTATACAAACTCATAGAGAAAATATACACATAAAACTAATTATGAGCACTCATAGAACAAAATGTTATTATACACACATAACAAAAGTTGTACATTACGGaacatgaaatgagcattccaGAGAATGATAGAACAATCTAATTTGTTTTATAATGGGAAAAATCCAAAATAAATCATGGAAAATCTCAGGAATACAAAACAAAGTAGAAGATACGAACttgaaataaaaaataaaatagaatATTAATAGGAAACAATGAAATTTAGAACATAATAAAGAAAATAGAGAAATGAGTATAAATAGTAGATAgataaaaaaaagaaaggaaaaagctAGTTTGTGTAATCAATCTTGCTATATGGTCTAAGTTTTGTTGTTAACGGACCAAAAAATTGTACCTGCTCTAAGCAAACATCTGCAAAACTAATTGGACTGAGGTAGTGGGCCTCTGCAGCGCTAGCTTTTGTTGGCCACTGCACGCTGGCTGATGTGTTAGGCCTTTTATCGGGCTGGCCGCGCTAGATAGCTACTGTCTTTTACTTGATCACAATTGGGAGGTGCGGGCATCTCCTACGACTATAGATGTACATTTGGGCCGGGCTATACGGGCTGGCACGAAGCACGACGATTTTGGCCCGGTCCAGGCACGGCACGGCCCGACTGTAAACGGGCCCGGGCTGGCACGGGCCCGGTCATTGGGCCGTTCTTGGGCCGGCAGCTGAGCACGAtgggcggcacggcacggcccgtGTAACTAGCGGCCCGCTGAAGTCCGTGGGCAGCACGGTCCGAATAATGGCACGGCCCGAAAAAAAACGGCCCGTATAGAGCCCGTATATATATACCCGAGTCCCCGTCTCCCGACCTAACCCTAACCCCAACCCGTCCTCCCTCCCTCAGACCCTCAGtccctctccctctcgtggcggccccctcccccgcgcggccgcgcccTGCGGCCTTCTCcgcccggcgggcggcggccccctcccccgcgccgccgcgccctgcggcctgctgcccccggcgggcggcggccccatcccccgcgcccggcggcctgctgcccccggcgggcggcgagccctcccccgcgcccggcggcctgctgcccccggcgggcggcgagccctcccccgcgcccggcGGCCTGCGGcccccggcgggcggcggcccccTCCCCCACGCCCGGCGGCGGCCTCGCAGGCTTAGCCCATGGAGACACCCCGGCCTCCCAATGGAAATGGGTTCCGGCCACCGCCGCGGTCGTCCCGTCGGTCTGCTGGAGAGGGTTCGATGACGGGTGAGAATGCAGAGTCTCTTGACCCGATCTCTATAGATTACGATTTTATGTTGCAGGGAAACAACGACGACGCTTGTGGTGGAGATGCCGATGGACGTGATGCCTTGTTCGGCTCTGATGTGGGTGGCTCTGCGACTCAAGCTCAAGGGGATGATGCAAATGCAACAGGGGATGCTGCAGCAGGAACACCAAGCACAGCAGCGAGCGCACCTGCTCAGAGTCAGAGCCAAAGGACTAGGGCTTGCACCTCTGTTTGTTGGAACGACTTCGAGCAGCTGTACAAGATGGTGGATGGTAAGCGACTCAGGTATGCTGCTAAGTGTAATTTCTGTAAGAAAGTCTTGACTGCTACATCTGGTGGTGGCACTGGTCACTTGTTACGGCATCAAAAGGCTTGTATTTCTAAGGCTGCTCGTACTGCTAAGACTCAATCTCAATCAGTACTTCAATTCAATTCTGATGGCTCTGTTCGTAATTGGGAATATAATGCTGATGTTGCTCGTATGGAACTATGTCGTTTAATTGCTAGATTAGATCTTCCACTTGGTATTGGTGCATATGATGCTTTTGTTCACTTTATTCAAACTGCTCATAATCCTAGATATGTATCTGTTTCTAGGCAAACCAGTACTAGAGACTTTGTTAAGCTTTTCAATCAGAGTCGTACTGTGCTTATGGAATGCTTTAAGTCCTGTTCTTCTATTGCTATAACTTCTGATATATGGAATGGTAATGCTAAGGAGGATTACCTTAGTGTAGTTGCTCATTATATCAATTCTGATTGGGAGCCAGAAAAAAGGTTGATAGGTTTGAAATTGATTGATGTTTCGCATTCTGGTGTCAATATTGCTGAGCGTATTAGTGTAGTGATTGATGAGTGGGGTTTAAATGATAAAATCTTTTCTTTTACACTTGATAATGCTTCTGCCAATACTTCTGCTATGGATTCTTTGACTCCAAAATTTTCTGGATATATTGGTTCTTTATTCTTGCATCAAAGATGTGCATGCCATATCATAAATCTGATAGTTAAGTCTGCTTTAAAGCGTTTTAAGCCTTATATTGATGCATTTAGAACTGCAATTTCATTTGTCAACTCATCTAACCAACGCATTGCTGCATACAAATCCTATTGTATTGCCATGGGGGTACGCCCTAGAAAGTTTGGTTTAGATATGGACATTAGATGGAATTCTACCTTTCTCATGCTTAAGCATCTTATCCCATACAGAAGTACTTTTTCTGTGTTTATTGATACTCACTACAAGCAGGTTACAGGTCAGACCTTACTAACAGACGATCACTGGTATGTTGCTGAAAAAATTTTACTATTCCTTGAGTTGTTCTATGATTCTACTGTTGAATTATCTGGAGTTTATTATCCCACTGCACCTCTTATGCTACATCATATTGGTAGTATTGCTAAGCATTTGAAAACTTATGAGAATGATGATTTGATTGGTCATGCAGTGATTCCTATGAAACAAAAGTTTTTTAAGTACTGGAAAAAAATACCCTTGCTGTACTCAATTGCCTTTATATTGGATCCTAGATGCAAGATGAGAGGTTTTAATAAAGTTTTAAACCTTCTTAGTCAATTTACTGATGTTGATTATTCCAATTACTATGATAATGTGCGTGCTGAGTTAACTAGAATTTTTTGCAAGTATGAAACAAAGTTTGGTGCAGTTCGTTTACAGCGACAAAGCCAACAAGCATCAAGTGTTACTGGAAAGAAGAGACTATTGTTTGAAATGATGTATGGTGATGGTTCTGAAGTCATTGAGCCATCAACCTCCACAGCGTTTGAATCTCAAGGTTCTGAGTTGGTAACGTACCTTGAAAGTGAGACGGTTCACCAATATGATGATGAATTCAACATTCTTAATTGGTGGCAAATTCACAAGCGTATATACCCGGTACTTTCTATCCTTGTTAAAGATGTTATGACTGTTCCTGTTTCTACCATTAGTTCCGAATCTACATTTAGTCTTGCTGGCAGGGTCATtgaggagcggcggcgacgtTTGACAAGTGATATGGTCGAGATTTTGTCTTGCTTGAAGGATTGGGAGCTTGGAGCAGCTAGGGCGCAACACAATTTGGTGGACTATGAAGTGGAGAATGCCTTCGAAAATCTGTACCTAGATGAGGATTGAAGAATGCCTAAGTGGGAATGAGTTGTTGCTGTACTCTTTTCCTTTCTAGGGTTTTCTCATGTAGTTGATATGAGTTTTTACTTAGAAAGGTTTTTAACGAGGCAGCAAAACGCTCGTACAACTCATAACCTCACAAAGGCATTGAACTTTCAGTATTTTGAGACTTTATTCTGTTCTTTCTATTGAGAATGTGTGAAGTttgattatactgtttgaaatttgattatatttTGAATCATTGAATGTTCTGAAAATGAAACTTAACTGTAATATTGATGTGAAATTACTGAAGTTCTAATTTACGGGCTGAAATAAGGGCTCACGGGCTATTGGGCTGACGGGCTAGACGGGCCAAACGGGCTGGCCCGGCATGGTTATACCGGTGGCGTGCCGTGCCTTGGGCCGAGACCCTCGCCCATgggccggcacggcacggcccgaGGTCCTAATCGGGCCGTGCCGGGCTGAGAAAAAAAGGCCCGAACCCGGCCGGGCctgggccgtgccgtgccgggcCGGCCCGTTGGCCATCTATACCTACGACTATGGGGAGCAGAGTATCCGTGAAGATTTGTAGGCAAAACAAAAAAGAGGGTGCATCTACTTGCCAACATGGCAACATGCGTACACATATTTAAACAGGAATTCTCATGTAAAATTAACTTAGGCCCCGTTTAGATTGCAAGTTTTTGTAACTTTTGGAACTTTTTGATACTGTagcactttcgtttgtatttgacaaattttatctaattatggactaactaggcttaaaagattcgtctcgtgatgtacaattaaactgtgcaattagttattttttttacatacatttactgctccatgcatgtgtcccaaaattgatgtgacggagagagagtgtaaaaatttggaattTGGAAACGATCTAAACAAGACCTTATATGGGGGAGTATACGATAGACATTGAAAAAATCTGCAGCAATCTAACTGGTACTCTACCTTTACACGTAGGAAAAATTCCGAAGTCTTTGTTCGCTCTTCCAGTCCTGCAACGTCTTCTTCTGGTTGAGAATCAGCTAGTTGGCTCACTGGAAGACATTCCTGCTCCTTTATCCTCACCATTGAGGGCTATTCTTTTAAGAAATAATCAATTCACAGGCCCAATACCCAAATCATTTTTTCAGCTTACGAATCTTCGGGTTCTCGGTCTTGAATCAAATAAATTGACAGGCACAATAGAACTTGGCTCTATCTGGAGGTTGAGAAATCTCACCTATCTTAGCCTGAGTGACAATATGATATCGCTCATTGAAAAAGAAGGTGATACGATATTCTCTCATTCCCTTAAAATCCAGCACCTACACCTCGCAGCTTGCAACCTTACAAAATTTCCAGCATCATTAAAATATCTTGACACTATTCGAGGTCTCAACCTTTCGAATAACCAAATCGAAGGGGCCATACCAAGTTGGGTATGGGAGAACCACCTTTATATTTTGGTCCTCTCCCACAACATGTTTACTACATTAGAGAAGTCTCCTATTGTTCAGATGAAACATTTATATTTTCTTGATCTAAGTTTTAATAGACTTCAAGGAAGCATACCAGTACCATTAACTTCATCAGACCTGGCAATGTTTGATTGCTCAAATAATAACTTATCTTCCATTGAACCTAACTTTGGCATGTATCTTAGAAATGCCATCTACataaatttttcaaaaaataaaGTAAGGGGCCATATACCACTTTCAATTTGTAGTTTAAACAACCTTCAGATTATGGACTTAGCTTACAATTACTTTAGTGGACCAATTCCATCCTGTCTTATGGAAAAAGCTGACCTGATGAGCATATTGAAGTTAAGAGAAAACAAGTTACATGGCGTTCTACCTGAAAATATTAGAGAAGGATGTAAGCTTCAGACAATTGAtttgaatggaaatcaaattgAAGGTGCGCTACCTAGATCTCTAGAGAATTGCCAGGATTTAGAGGTTCTTGATGTTGGTAATAATCAGATTGTGGATTCATTTCCGTCATGGATGGGTACTCTTCCAAAGCTTTGAATTCTCGTGTTGAGATCTAACCAACTCCACGGCAGTATAAGGGACCTTCAGGATGGCTACCAACACTTCACAAGTTTACAGATAGTTGATTTGGCCTCCAACCATTTCTCTGGTGAGTTGCATTCAGAATGGTTTGAGAATTTGGGAGCAATAGATGATGAATAACAGCAAC is part of the Panicum hallii strain FIL2 chromosome 2, PHallii_v3.1, whole genome shotgun sequence genome and encodes:
- the LOC112879419 gene encoding zinc finger BED domain-containing protein RICESLEEPER 1-like, which produces MDIRWNSTFLMLKHLIPYRSTFSVFIDTHYKQVTGQTLLTDDHWYVAEKILLFLELFYDSTVELSGVYYPTAPLMLHHIGSIAKHLKTYENDDLIGHAVIPMKQKFFKYWKKIPLLYSIAFILDPRCKMRGFNKVLNLLSQFTDVDYSNYYDNVRAELTRIFCKYETKFGAVRLQRQSQQASSVTGKKRLLFEMMYGDGSEVIEPSTSTAFESQGSELVTYLESETVHQYDDEFNILNWWQIHKRIYPGH